The following are encoded together in the Candidatus Cloacimonadaceae bacterium genome:
- a CDS encoding PLP-dependent transferase: MDGKQRYLDAAQQAMQWHGEYRKQMRKCRFDTIAVHGLYSMQEALDFNQGSIIEPAYLSTSQTFRDSDEMELALGYQIPTWCYSRIANPSMYYLEGLLALLEEYRSGVEASCLATSSGMSAIRTAVEEFLHPDPKDPSRPRNFVATSQVYGGTYQLFSVREDGESLCRWRKVIDSANIEEWESLIDENTRFLYGELPSNPTLGFFDVRKVADLAHKYGIPLIVDSTVATPALMRPLALGADIVVQSVTKSLSTSGFGTAGAIISRKNIIAKVDNEALKADFCTYLKLLPARDYGPNISPLQCILIINDIRTLRMKMDVMSQNTMIVAEFLSGHKHIAKVNYLGLESHDLHPLAKQFMFLVDAEDDPNYMKPTNRYGHLMSFEVKGGAEKTRDVFDGLTRIWRATDLGRIKSVATIPAISTHAQQGEEGRKLAAIPGNLIRLSVGAEHPSDVINDLDQALLVLDGRAIMHSAPNYSAGGASSARLRKG, encoded by the coding sequence ATGGACGGAAAACAACGCTATCTTGATGCTGCACAGCAAGCTATGCAATGGCATGGTGAATATCGCAAGCAAATGCGGAAGTGCAGATTCGACACGATCGCCGTGCACGGACTTTATTCCATGCAGGAAGCATTGGATTTTAATCAGGGTTCGATCATCGAACCGGCATATCTATCCACTTCGCAGACCTTTAGGGATTCGGATGAAATGGAACTGGCATTGGGCTATCAGATTCCCACCTGGTGCTATTCGCGCATTGCCAATCCCAGCATGTATTATCTTGAGGGATTGTTAGCTCTTTTGGAGGAATACCGCAGCGGCGTGGAAGCTTCCTGTCTTGCCACTTCATCAGGCATGAGCGCCATCCGCACCGCAGTGGAGGAGTTTTTGCATCCCGATCCCAAAGATCCTTCCCGTCCCCGCAATTTTGTGGCGACTTCCCAAGTCTATGGCGGCACCTACCAGCTTTTTTCAGTCCGCGAGGACGGTGAATCTCTTTGCCGGTGGCGCAAGGTGATCGATTCCGCAAATATCGAAGAATGGGAATCTTTGATCGATGAAAACACGCGTTTCCTCTATGGAGAATTACCCTCCAATCCCACGCTCGGATTCTTTGACGTGCGCAAGGTCGCCGATCTGGCTCACAAATACGGCATTCCGTTGATTGTCGATTCCACGGTCGCCACGCCCGCTTTGATGCGTCCCCTTGCTTTGGGCGCGGACATTGTCGTCCAATCCGTCACCAAATCCCTTTCCACCAGCGGTTTTGGCACCGCGGGAGCGATCATTTCCCGCAAGAATATCATCGCCAAGGTCGATAATGAAGCCCTCAAGGCGGATTTCTGCACCTATCTGAAGCTCCTGCCCGCGCGTGATTATGGACCCAACATCTCTCCACTACAGTGCATCCTGATCATCAACGACATCCGCACCCTGCGCATGAAGATGGATGTCATGTCCCAAAACACAATGATAGTGGCGGAATTCCTCTCGGGGCACAAGCACATCGCCAAGGTCAATTACCTGGGGCTTGAAAGCCATGACCTGCATCCGCTTGCGAAACAATTTATGTTCCTCGTGGATGCCGAGGACGATCCCAACTATATGAAACCCACCAACCGTTATGGGCATCTGATGAGCTTTGAAGTGAAGGGCGGAGCCGAAAAGACACGCGACGTCTTTGACGGACTGACCCGCATCTGGAGAGCCACCGATCTCGGAAGGATCAAATCCGTCGCCACGATTCCCGCAATTTCCACTCACGCCCAACAAGGCGAGGAAGGCAGAAAGCTGGCAGCCATTCCCGGAAACCTGATCCGCCTCAGCGTCGGTGCCGAACATCCCAGTGACGTGATCAACGATCTTGATCAGGCACTGCTGGTTCTGGACGGAAGAGCGATCATGCACAGCGCGCCAAACTATTCCGCCGGCGGAGCTTCATCCGCTCGTCTGAGAAAGGGATAA